A region of Polyangiaceae bacterium DNA encodes the following proteins:
- a CDS encoding 5-(carboxyamino)imidazole ribonucleotide synthase: protein MRVGVLGAGQLGRMLALAGYPLGLRFCFLDPTPDSPAAALAEQLVADWHDAHALTQLSECNVVTFEFENVPVETVEVLTTRTRVCPGPTALGVAQDRLHEKTAFQELGIPTSKFAAVHDEAGLGEALAEIGAPAVLKTRRFGYDGKGQYVIRSAAEAPDAWRALGGEPLILEDFVPFSRELSLLAVRNRSGDTRFYPLVENEHAEGILRLSRAPARDLEPELQARAESHAQRLLDRLDYVGVMALELFDVKGTLFANEIAPRVHNSGHWTIEGARTSQFENHLRAICGLPLGDASALGPTAMLNFIGHVPPAAMLLEIPDAHLHDYGKAPRARRKVGHLTLRAGSPEELEVKIARARELLVCD from the coding sequence GTGCGGGTCGGCGTGCTCGGCGCAGGGCAGCTCGGTCGCATGCTCGCGCTCGCCGGCTACCCGCTCGGCCTGCGCTTCTGCTTCCTGGATCCCACGCCGGACTCGCCGGCGGCCGCGCTGGCCGAGCAGCTGGTGGCGGACTGGCACGACGCCCACGCCTTGACCCAGCTGTCCGAGTGCAACGTCGTCACCTTCGAGTTCGAGAACGTGCCGGTCGAGACGGTCGAGGTGCTGACGACGCGGACGCGGGTGTGTCCCGGCCCCACGGCGCTCGGCGTGGCGCAAGATCGGCTCCACGAGAAGACGGCCTTTCAGGAGCTGGGCATCCCGACGTCGAAGTTCGCGGCGGTGCACGACGAGGCGGGGCTCGGCGAGGCCCTGGCCGAGATCGGCGCGCCGGCGGTGCTCAAGACCCGCCGCTTCGGCTACGACGGCAAGGGCCAGTACGTCATCCGAAGCGCGGCTGAGGCGCCCGACGCCTGGCGCGCGCTGGGCGGCGAGCCGCTCATCCTGGAGGACTTCGTGCCCTTCAGCCGCGAGCTCAGCCTGCTGGCGGTGCGCAACCGCTCGGGGGACACGCGCTTCTACCCGCTGGTCGAGAACGAGCACGCCGAGGGCATCCTGCGCCTGAGCCGCGCGCCGGCGCGCGACCTGGAGCCGGAGCTTCAGGCGCGGGCGGAGTCTCACGCCCAGCGCCTGCTCGACCGGCTCGACTACGTGGGCGTGATGGCGCTGGAGCTGTTCGACGTGAAGGGCACGCTCTTCGCCAACGAGATCGCGCCGCGGGTCCACAACTCCGGCCACTGGACCATCGAGGGCGCGCGCACCAGCCAGTTCGAGAACCACCTGCGCGCGATCTGCGGGCTGCCGCTCGGCGACGCCTCGGCCCTCGGCCCGACGGCGATGCTGAACTTCATCGGGCACGTGCCACCCGCCGCGATGCTGCTCGAGATCCCCGACGCGCACTTGCACGACTACGGCAAGGCGCCGCGCGCGCGCCGCAAGGTGGGGCACCTGACCTTGCGCGCCGGCTCCCCCGAAGAGCTCGAGGTGAAGATCGCGCGGGCGCGCGAGCTGCTGGTCTGCGACTGA
- the purE gene encoding 5-(carboxyamino)imidazole ribonucleotide mutase, translating to MGSQSDWETMRHAVETLDELGVPNEVRVVSAHRTPDLLFEYAGSAESRGLELLIAGAGGAAHLPGMAASKTVLPVLGVPVESKALKGVDSLLSIVQMPAGIPVGTLAIGRAGAVNAALLAAAMLGAKHPVIRDAYRAYREKQTAKVLDNPDPREGS from the coding sequence ATGGGCTCCCAGAGCGACTGGGAGACGATGCGGCACGCGGTGGAGACCCTGGACGAGCTGGGCGTGCCCAACGAGGTGCGGGTGGTGAGCGCCCACCGCACCCCGGACCTGCTGTTCGAGTACGCAGGCAGCGCAGAGAGCCGGGGGCTCGAGCTCCTGATCGCCGGCGCCGGTGGGGCCGCGCACCTGCCGGGCATGGCCGCCAGCAAGACGGTCCTGCCGGTGCTCGGCGTGCCGGTCGAGAGCAAGGCGCTCAAGGGCGTGGACTCGCTGCTCTCCATCGTGCAGATGCCGGCGGGGATCCCGGTGGGCACGCTGGCCATCGGTCGGGCCGGCGCGGTGAACGCGGCGCTGCTCGCAGCGGCGATGCTCGGCGCCAAGCACCCGGTCATCCGCGACGCTTACCGCGCGTACCGCGAGAAGCAGACCGCCAAGGTGCTCGACAACCCCGACCCGCGCGAAGGAAGCTGA
- a CDS encoding M20/M25/M40 family metallo-hydrolase: protein MRAPAVLGLWLSVACAAPTPAPKPAPNTPAPADDAPSSALAPLTERERAIAAELRSDVAELAGKIGERNADKKWELASAADWLVEALEKSGYAVVRDGHEIDGVAVQNLAVEVRGGRAAHELVLVGAHYDSAAGSPGANDNASGVAAVLALARRYKGASPERTLRFVLFANEEPPYFQTEQMGSVLYAKGVAARGEKVVAMLSVESIGCYSDAAGSQRTPKGLEGRYPKSGNFAAVVGNLASKPLVDLVAEGLAARSSLPAVGAALPDSVPEAGWSDHWSFWKLGVPAVMVTDTAAFRDVHYHKASDTPGRLDYERAARLVVGLESVIAELTGDTFALAPDR, encoded by the coding sequence ATGCGAGCTCCCGCCGTGCTGGGTTTGTGGCTCTCGGTGGCCTGTGCGGCGCCGACCCCGGCGCCGAAGCCCGCGCCCAACACACCGGCGCCGGCGGACGACGCCCCGAGCTCGGCGCTCGCGCCGCTGACCGAGCGAGAGCGCGCCATCGCCGCCGAGCTCCGGAGTGACGTGGCGGAGCTCGCCGGCAAGATCGGCGAGCGCAACGCCGACAAGAAGTGGGAGCTTGCGAGCGCCGCAGACTGGCTGGTCGAAGCGCTGGAGAAGAGCGGCTACGCGGTGGTGCGGGACGGCCACGAGATCGACGGCGTCGCCGTCCAGAACCTGGCCGTCGAGGTGCGCGGCGGACGCGCGGCGCACGAGCTGGTGCTGGTGGGCGCGCACTACGACAGCGCCGCGGGCAGCCCCGGCGCCAACGACAACGCCAGCGGGGTGGCCGCGGTGCTGGCGCTGGCCCGGCGCTACAAGGGCGCCTCCCCGGAGCGCACGCTGCGCTTCGTGCTGTTCGCCAACGAAGAGCCGCCCTACTTCCAGACCGAGCAGATGGGCAGCGTGCTCTACGCCAAGGGCGTCGCGGCCCGAGGCGAGAAGGTCGTGGCCATGCTCAGCGTGGAGAGCATCGGCTGCTACAGCGACGCCGCCGGCAGCCAGCGCACCCCGAAGGGGCTCGAGGGCCGCTACCCCAAGAGCGGGAACTTCGCCGCGGTGGTCGGCAACCTGGCGTCGAAGCCCCTGGTGGATCTGGTCGCCGAGGGGCTCGCCGCGCGCAGCAGCCTGCCGGCCGTCGGCGCGGCCCTGCCCGACTCCGTGCCCGAGGCCGGCTGGTCCGATCACTGGTCGTTCTGGAAGCTCGGCGTGCCGGCGGTGATGGTCACGGACACGGCGGCGTTCCGCGACGTGCACTACCACAAGGCGAGCGACACTCCGGGGCGGCTCGACTACGAGCGCGCCGCGCGCCTGGTGGTGGGGCTGGAGAGCGTGATCGCCGAGCTCACCGGCGACACTTTTGCGCTCGCCCCGGACAGATAG